cccattttgggctctgtgctcattgtgGAGtcgcttcagattctttctcgcTCTCACTCataatctctctctcccccaaataaataaaatcttttaaaaaataaattattggggcacctggttgattcagtggttgagtgtctgcctttggctcaggtcatgatcccagggtcctgggatccagtcccgcatcaggctccccacagggaacctgcttctccctctgcctatgtctttgcctctctctgtgtctttcatgaataaatgaaatctttagaaaaatgaaaaaatgaaaaataaattattgaagcTGGGTAATGTATATGGGAGTTCATTATACTACTCTGtctaattttgtatgttttaaattcattataataattttaaaaagtctttttcccctttttgtagTCTTTAAGAGGGGATATTCATTAAGGTCATGATAAAGTTACAATATCTGATGGTGACCACCCGGCTTATATCCAGGAAGCGCCTCATCAAACATAACCCAAGTCATGCTGGATCTTGCAGTACTGCCATATGGAAGGTAGGGAAGAGCAAAGTAGTTGcagatttaaaataatccttttttaatCCTCTCCTACTACAACTTCGCAACAGAGAACTAAGAGCAGACATAATTAACTTAAATTTGACATTTAAAtcttgattaaaacaaacaaaaaaggggtTAGGGAATATTTACTGTGCTTTATTCAGAGAGTGAAACTGTATTATAGTCAGCTAAATTCTTACTTGTGCTTAGAATGTGTTCCCTCCTACAATTTACTCTGGAAAAATGAAGcttcttattctttcttagaaTCCTGGACCTCTTGGCAGTTACTAGGATTCCACACACAGGCAGAGTAATGCCCAAGTGGAGGCTCTGAGTAGCTAGCCATATAAGTTGACTTTTCTGTGCATTTGTATCGAGGAGGATCCAGCTCAGGCTGATGTCCTGGAAACCAGTGAGGCTCTCTCTTAAACCCtgggggaagagaaaagggaaggaaagacaagTAGAATCAGTCAACAACAAGGAACTGGTCTCGCTCTTATTTCTGAGGGAACATTTCTGAGTTTAGTGAGTCCTACCaaaattgagaaaagagaaaaatcatttactcattcatgcacttatttactcattcaatttactttttttttcaatttacttttatttgagtTCCTTCTATGTTCCAGGCACAGAGTTAAGTCCTGAGTATATAAAGATTGAAAAGAACAGTCCACCTACTATGAGTTGAAAGTGGCCTTTTGTTGTTATAGCTCATGTCATACGTTGTTTCAAAATAGTgtccaaactggaaagaaaaaccaATTAGTTAAAAATATAGGAGTATACACCTAATATTGGGAAATAAAGGACACAATTACATGAATTCTAACATGCTGTCATATTTTAGATTAACTAGAGGTCTATGTCTACTAACTTTCATATCCTTTGtaagtttgcttgtttgtttgttaaggAAACATTTACGGGCAAAATGCAGATAAATGACAAATCTAGGTAGGCAGCCTGAGTGAGAAGACATATACTTATGTAGATGAATAAAGTCTaaagagaagcaagagaaagagtACTACCCATACTTTGAATACTTTACTATTCAACTTGATAGTATAGTAGGACAGACATTCCAGTTAAAGACTGCTGTCCACCCCCAACCACCTCACTGAGTAGAGAAGCCTGAGAGATCTCGGCATGGAAGTTCTCAGATTTCTACCTCTTAAATGGCCATTGGCATTTCTTTTGCTaatggaaggaaacagaagagaaagttaGATTACCTGGGAAGGCAAGGGTTTGGGCTGCACGATATTCCTCAGGTCATATCTTTCCTGGTTCCAGTTTCCCATCAGGGTATGATTTGAATAGGAATTCTCATTAGTGGTACATCTCCATCCATATTGGAAAAACTTGGACATATCATTCCAATCTGTCCATATTTCAGCATGTCCATCTGCATTAATGAGGCTGCCATAGTGTGGGTTTGCAAGGAAATAGGCGAGGGACTGTCTCTGGGAAAAAGTGAGAACAGAAAGGCAAGTTGCATAAACTAGGGAATAGAGAAGGCATTCATCCCTTCTTTATCCTTGGCCAAGTATAACATAAGTACACCTTCCTAAGAATCTAGGCTCTTCTCCCAGTTTAATTgtggttctgtttctttctctcctggtCCCTGAATCCTTTGAACTATCCTCTCAATCAAAAGTAGCAGATGGCAGACATTAAATGCCACCCCCTAAAGAGGCAGGAAAACCTTCAGTATCCCCAATACTATATGGAAAACTAGCTAAATGTTCAAGAAATTTAGAGATGTAAGAGTTTAAGGTCTAAGAATATTGCTATAGTCCAAGAGAATAGGGAAAAGTGAAAGTTGGATAACTATTTAACACAACAAAAgttcaataaatgatagtttccttccttttggactcagctcaaatgccacttCTTTCATGATGTCTCCCAAGTtaacttttctctcctttgtctcACACAGAATGGTATCTTCATATCGTTAGCTTTCTACCATACGCTGAAGTTCTTCAAGTATGTGTTGAATCTCCTATACTGAACTGTGTACATACCTTGAGGACAGGACCTGTATCTTATTATCATACCTCTCATTCTGCCTGCTATCCCAGTCAATGGTGCTTTGCACATATCAGATGACCAATGTCTGAATTTCAATTTTTTGTAAGGAATCAAAAGCCTAGCCATTTTAATTTTGGGCCAAAAGATGACTGTGGTCCCTTGGCTGGGGGGTAAGACAATACCTTCACTGATGAACAGTATTTTGATGCTGAGTGGCTTGTATTGTTTGAAGAATTTGTAGATAAGTGATAGCAAATCTTATCCAGCTGTTCCATTTTCTTTAAGGGAAGAGATATCACCAAACCTGGCCGTCCCGTTCTCCAGGCAAAGAAAGAATGTAGGTCACCCGGATCACCATGGCCAGGAGGTCATGATCTGGGAGACACCACCCACCAAGCCACCTTTCCACAGGTAGGGACAAAGCCAATACTGCAGCTTTAAAGGTAACTGCCCTCATATCATGTACCTTTGTGAAGAGAGATGCATGCACTGATGTCAACAAATAGCATGATGACTACAGACTAATTGGTCCCACAAAATCTGACAAGCCTGGTACCCACACTGTAGACCAAAGTGACACTGTCCTTGGAGCTGTAAGGACAGACATCAACATCCACTCAGTTGTCCACTTGGGCTTATCTTTGACTCTGacttctctttctacctcttaCATCCATCCAATTTCTAGgtcttattgattttttaatcagACCACTACCCTCCATCCTTACTGCCAAGTTCCATTTTAGATCACTACCAGCTTTTGCCACCATTATTGCTGTAGTCACCTATCAGATCTTGCCATCAGCCTTGGTCTTCTCCAATCCTTTCTCCATAGTAAAGAATGgtgtgaaaatgaaaatctaattGTGTCATCTTCTTATTTAAAAGATGGCCACTGTTTTCCGAGTAAGACTCAAGTTGTGAAAATGGCTTAGGGTGTTCTGTATGACCTGGCCCCTGCTTACCTCTTCAATCTCCTCTGTTACCCACTCTCCAACTACATTTCAGCCAAATTCAACTATTCTGTTTCTCCATCATGCTTTTGCATATATTGTTCCTCCTGCCtcttaacgattttatttatttactcatgagacacacacacacacacacacacacacacacacacagaggcagagacacaggcagagggagaagcaggctccatgcagggagcctgatatgggactcgatatcgggacttgatcccagaactccagcatcatgccctgggccaaaggcagacgcttaaccactgacccacccaagcgtccctcttttccttttaaaaatatttatttacttgagagagcgagctagggagagagagagagcgcgcgcacaagcagggggagcggcaggcagagggacagggagacgcagactcctcctcgagcagggagcccgaggtccCCTGGATCTCAGATCCCTCAGGATCTCAGgtctgggaacatgacctgagctgaagggcagacgattaaccgactgagcccctcaggtgctcCCTACTCCTCTTGGGTTTCAGTTCAGGTTCACTTCACTCAGGGAATGTTTCCACTTCATCCCGGAACTTGGTGAGGTTCTAGGTCCTTCTGTGCCCCTATTGCACCCTGAACGACTCCTCGTAGCGCCGCATCCCACTGTACCAGGGCTGCCTCCTTCGCTGTGCGGTCTCCACGAGACTGTAAGCTCAGTGAATTCACAGGCCACATCTTGGTCACCCATGTATTTCGCCGCCCGCACGgaggcctggcacataataggcacttGGTATTTCCTAAATGAATAAAAGGTAGGAGAGAGAAGCACCTGGAGAAATCTCGAGCAGCAGAGACAAAGGGAGGCAGCCATTACGGAAGGTTGTTCTTAAACCCTCTGCGACAGTACCCTACAGGGCGCCCCTGGACCTCAGCCCCGCCCCACTCCCTTCACTCAGACCTCGCCTCTCCCTGGGCCCGCACCTGTGCGCTGGTGCCTGCTTGTGATCTCATGCAGGTGTGACGAAGTCCCTCAGGGCAGCGCTCGGGCTAAAAGGAATTGATCTTGGCCCTCCTGAGGGTGCGAGGAAGGGAGGGGACGGGATGGTCGGAGTCCCCTTTTGCACTCATAGCTCTttaccccctgccctccccccgaACTGGCGGCACCCGTCTCTCAGGACAACAGGACGCTGACGACGCATCATCAACCGGCGACCGAGGGAGAGGCCAGTAGAGACCACCCCCCCCAACGGAGGAAGTGACGTAACAACTGGCGCCTCCGAGGACGTGAGCGGGGAGCAAGTGCCGGCCATGGCCCCTCGGCGCCTCCTGTTGGTTGGGGAGGGGAATTTTTCCTTCGCCGCTGCGCTGAGCGAGACCCTGGACGGGAGCACCCGTGTAACCGCCACCTGCCTGCAGCGCGCGGCCGACGTGGCCCGGGATCCCGTGGCCCGGGAGAATCTGCGGCGCCTGCGCGAGCGAGGTAGCTAGGCCAGCCCCTCCGcgaagccccgccccgccccgctgcTGGCACGGCCGGAAGTGAAAGGAGGGGGCGTGCGGGCGGCCCCAGGGCGCGCGGGGGTTGCTCCTGAGCATCCGGTTCCCTGAAAGCCAGCTGTGGGCTTGCACCTGGGTTGTCTTGCAAGGTACAGGTTAGGGAGGGATTCAGGTGTTGAGACACCCTCCTGTCTGTATTTCATGCCAGGTACTGAGATACTTTTTTGTGTGGACTGCACCCGTCTGGCAGATGCCTTGGAACTGCACCCCAGGGAGTTTGAtcgaatttattttaattttccccactGTGGACGCAAAGCTGGAGTAGCTAAGAACAGGGAACTGCTTGCCAAGTTTTTCCAGAGGTGAGGAAATGAGACCActcaaaagtaaaatgtttaagaTGTACGTTACACAGTTACTGCCCTCCTATATTTTAGTTTGGGAAATAGGGCATATGTGTGCAAGTTACTATGATAGGTTTTAGAGCTAATGTAAAGCTCCAGAGGAACCCACAGTCTAGTTGGAAAGGCAGACGTGTCACcctaaatgttaaataaaagtacaaatagTGTGCTCTTGGGCGTGTAAAGGGAGGAACACCTATTTTGGATAATGCAAAATAATGGTAGCCAGTATAATCTGATGGCCAAAAACATGGATTCAAAATCCCCACCCACCACTTAATAGTTATGTGATTTGGGGTAAGCTTACTTGATCCTTACTTGCTTTTgcttcttcatccataaaatgaggatattgaTGGGAACTACCTCAGATTAATGTGAACTTAAAATAGTGCTTTACACTACTTTACCAAAACATGGTACTGTATGGGAGGTCTCTAGGGGTCATAGTTGTCAAGAAACTTCACAtagccaggattttttttttttttttttttttttacggttttaaaaattaatttgaaagagagtgcacgagctgggggagggtcagagggagaagcaggttctccagtaagcagggagcctgattccgggctcgaccccaggaccccgggatcatgacccgaactgaaggcagaagcttaaccatccaggtgccccacacagccaggattgtttttttttaaagattttaaaaaatttatttattcatgatagagagagagaggcagagacacaggcagagggagaagcaggctccatgcaccaggagcccgtcgcgggactcgatcctgggactctaggatcgcgcccggggccaaaggcaggcgcgaaaccgctgagccacccagggatccccataagttagtattttaaatatgaaattttaataggAAGGGAGTGAAATGAACAACTGAACTGGGAAAAACAGCCCAATCAGTGAATCATGTATAGGAATTCTGCAGACATTGACCTTTCTATGACATTAGATGAACAATGCAGATACAAAGCCAGATAATACCCTGGTCAGCCACTAGTATCAGTTTTGAGTTGAACATTGAATTTACGGTTTTACTTCCAGCTACTTCCTTTGCATGTGTGAAGTCTTATAGACCTTTGTAAATAGATAtgattgtattttaattattttacagcCAAGCCAGGTATGTATAGGTTACTTCCTATGATAATTTCAACTTGTTTCTGATAAATTGCTGGTGCTCTCTTCCCCCTATTAGCTGTAAAGATGTTCttgcagaggaaggagaagtcCATGTGGCATTGTGTAGAGGACAAGGTGGGACTTCTGCtgataagccaaggagagaatgGCACAACAGCTGGCAGGTGGTTGCCATGGCTGCTCTGGGAGGATTCATTTTAAGTGAGGTGCATCCCTTCAGCTGTGAGTCTGTGCCAGGGTACAAGTGCACTGGATATAGGTAAGTAATAACAGAAGCCTAGCCTTTTTTCATCTCttatactaataatgaaaaaaaatctcttagtcAAACTTTCCTCTACCAACTTCCTGCTTTAGTCTCTAGAaatacttgcttttaaaaaaaatgacaatgaattagttaattaattaaataaatgacagaCTCCATACTTGGTGACTATTTTGGCAGGAGTCAAGATAAGTCCTTTCATGTAGAAGGTGCTTTGAACCATATCTTCACCCGGAGCTTACCCTTTGGGTGTTCACAACCCAGAACCTTCAGGATCAAACTGGGTGACCGGTGGTTTTCCTTTCCAGAACCAGAAGCACTTGTAGGAAAGTTGAACAGGTAACCTGCTGTTTTACCAGAAATTACTTCTATCTCTAGTTGTATCCTGATTGACTTGATGGCAACCATAtattaaatggataaattgttaattaatttcaaaaaaaaatgttaatttcatgGATAAATTGTTCATGATGTTCATGCTATGAATAGTTGTCAGTCTGACCTTACacaagcctttttatttttttatttttattttttaagattttacttatttatgagagacacacagggagagagagacagagacagagacacaggcagagggagaagcaggctccatgcagggagcctgatgtgggactccatcccagatctccaggatcacgcactgggtggtgctaaaccgctgagccacccgggctgccccacaagcCTTTTTAGAATTAAACTTTGTcatattgggacacctgagtggcttagcagttgaacgtttgcctttggctcagggtatgatcctggggtcctgggatacagtcctgcatcgggctccctgtggggagcctgtttctcctgcctatgtctctgcatctttctctctgtgtctctcatgaataaataaataaacctttaaaaaagtaaactttgtCATATTTTCTGGTATATTGTAAGAATGGTGGCTATCGGAGTTCTGAAACACATGATCTCTGTTTCTGGtagatgaattttttaatttgcttttggaATCACCTTAAAGATAATTCTTTTCTATACagttatttgtgctttttttttttaatttttatttatttatgatagtcacacagagagagggagagagagaggcagatacacaggcagagggagaaacaggctccatgcaccgggagcccgacgtgggattcgatccagggtctcccaggatcacgccctgggccaaaggcaggcaccaaaccgctgcgccacccagggatccctgtgctttTAATTCTAGAtccattataattatttatgtttgaagtttaaaaagtcatttttatgtgtgtttaaACAGAGGTTTCCTAGAAGCACCTTCCTGTCATCCCATCAAAACCATTAATGAGAAGCTCATTGCTGAATTGGGCAAAGCTTTCCCTCTTAAGAGGCTGAACTGTTCCTTTCCTTTACTGCCAGAGGGAAGCACCAATGTTCTCACTTACTGGAACTGTGACAGTCTGTCGGCTGCCTTTTGGATTAGTCTCTGTGAAGATAACTCAAATTCTGAGTCCCTGACTGGTGGGACAACACAAGACATGAAGGACTTTCTAGTGTTATTTTCAGAACTTAATCTTCTCAAGGATCCTGGATTAGACAGCAAGGAAGAAGCTCATGAAGAAATCTATGGCCAAAATAAGGTGTGCCTTAGACCTTCTCTCCTAGTTCATGTTCAGGCTGTCATCCAAGCACCAGGCTTCTTCCCAGGTTCCCTACACGTCCTCAGTGGACCTGTCTTTCGGAAGTGCTTTATCT
This window of the Canis lupus dingo isolate Sandy chromosome 5, ASM325472v2, whole genome shotgun sequence genome carries:
- the C5H11orf1 gene encoding UPF0686 protein C11orf1 homolog isoform X4, translated to MRSQAGTSAQRQSLAYFLANPHYGSLINADGHAEIWTDWNDMSKFFQYGWRCTTNENSYSNHTLMGNWNQERYDLRNIVQPKPLPSQFGHYFETTYDMSYNNKRPLSTHRFKREPHWFPGHQPELDPPRYKCTEKSTYMASYSEPPLGHYSACVWNPSNCQEVQDSKKE
- the C5H11orf1 gene encoding UPF0686 protein C11orf1 homolog isoform X1, producing MEQLDKICYHLSTNSSNNTSHSASKYCSSVKRQSLAYFLANPHYGSLINADGHAEIWTDWNDMSKFFQYGWRCTTNENSYSNHTLMGNWNQERYDLRNIVQPKPLPSQFGHYFETTYDMSYNNKRPLSTHRFKREPHWFPGHQPELDPPRYKCTEKSTYMASYSEPPLGHYSACVWNPSNCQEVQDSKKE
- the FDXACB1 gene encoding ferredoxin-fold anticodon-binding domain-containing protein 1, giving the protein MAPRRLLLVGEGNFSFAAALSETLDGSTRVTATCLQRAADVARDPVARENLRRLRERGTEILFCVDCTRLADALELHPREFDRIYFNFPHCGRKAGVAKNRELLAKFFQSCKDVLAEEGEVHVALCRGQGGTSADKPRREWHNSWQVVAMAALGGFILSEVHPFSCESVPGYKCTGYRSQDKSFHVEGALNHIFTRSLPFGCSQPRTFRIKLGDRWFSFPEPEALVGKLNRGFLEAPSCHPIKTINEKLIAELGKAFPLKRLNCSFPLLPEGSTNVLTYWNCDSLSAAFWISLCEDNSNSESLTGGTTQDMKDFLVLFSELNLLKDPGLDSKEEAHEEIYGQNKVCLRPSLLVHVQAVIQAPGFFPGSLHVLSGPVFRKCFILPFTMPAFHEILFILGFNKNLKDHYLQSLLDHLKGTLDSLLTQTLLEGSKLSSSVEFVFQPNGKDYFIYVKSHNFGPDCAKDLIIGSVTSATSIIHKDQSFMFVSMNLDLLTMLVWGISDWRMLWTFDPRFLKNFVPGKIEPFKSYSLYPPCYVHDISFWLDKKKEFDELEFHTVARAVSQDTVISIQFLSRFQHPKTQQVSLCYRLTYQTCDKALTRQQVASMQLQFRKEIQQRLHVIPR
- the C5H11orf1 gene encoding UPF0686 protein C11orf1 homolog isoform X3; protein product: MAASLCLCCSRFLQRQSLAYFLANPHYGSLINADGHAEIWTDWNDMSKFFQYGWRCTTNENSYSNHTLMGNWNQERYDLRNIVQPKPLPSQFGHYFETTYDMSYNNKRPLSTHRFKREPHWFPGHQPELDPPRYKCTEKSTYMASYSEPPLGHYSACVWNPSNCQEVQDSKKE
- the C5H11orf1 gene encoding UPF0686 protein C11orf1 homolog isoform X2, with amino-acid sequence MWPVNSLSLQSRGDRTAKEAALRQSLAYFLANPHYGSLINADGHAEIWTDWNDMSKFFQYGWRCTTNENSYSNHTLMGNWNQERYDLRNIVQPKPLPSQFGHYFETTYDMSYNNKRPLSTHRFKREPHWFPGHQPELDPPRYKCTEKSTYMASYSEPPLGHYSACVWNPSNCQEVQDSKKE